The sequence CACGTCGGTGAGGTCCTCGAGCTGCTCCAAGATGGTGTTGAAGCCGATCGAGTTCGCACCGGAGTTGTCGATCAGGTCCGGCGGGTTGCCGGAGACGAACCGGGGCTGCATCTCCTGGGCGATCTGGGTGGACGGTGCCACCGTCACCGTGGTGCCGTCGTGCTGGGTCTGGAAGATGTCGGCGGCGAACTCCACATAGTCCACGCCATAGCCACCGTCGAAGATCACCGCGTCGACCTCAGCGTCGGCCTCGACGCCGAACGGGTTCTCCGGGTCGCCGGCGGGCTCGTCGCCACCGTCACCGTCGTCGGTCTCGTCCTCGTCGCCGCCACCGCCGGTGGCGCAGGAGGCGAGGGTGACACCGAGCGGAACAGCCGCCGCGGTATACAGGCCGCCCCGGAGTACGGTGCGACGGTCGGGAGCGGAGATTCGTGAATCAGTCATCGTCCTCGATGCCCTTTCTGTGCTGGTAGTGAAACTGGGTTGGAATGCTCACCTGACCCGCTGGGCGGTGAGGGTGGGGCGTTCGCCCCGATCGGTGCGCTCGGCGCTGGTGCAGGTCAAGCCAGACGGCGAAGTCGGCCGCTGTAGACGTCTTCTAGTGCGCGGTTGTGCTCATCACCTCCTGGCCGGTTCGCCGAGATGTACAACGGCGGTTCCTTGTCCGCGGCAAGCATCCGTTCCACCACACCCAGGGTGAGCACCTGAGCGATGTAGGCGGCCGTCAGGGAGGAGACGGCGCCGGCGCCGTACTCGTCACCGAGGGTCAGGGTGGAGTCGCCATAGGGGGCAAGGTTGTCGATCACCACATCTGCCACGTCCACCAGCCGCTTGCCGCTGGGGTGCTTGGGGGTGACGGCGTGGGTGTGTTCGAGGCTGGTGACCGCGATGATCTTGTGTCCACGTTCGGCCACCGCGAGCGCCATACCGACGATCGAGCCGTTCACCCCGGAGTTGGAGGCGATCACGAACACATCCTCCGGGGCGATCTGGGCGGTGCCGAGCAGATCGTCGGCCACGGCTGGGTTGCGCTCCAGTTCGGAGCCGCGAAGGTCGTCGACCTCCCATCCACCGAGGAGTGCCAGATCGGCCAGTGCGAGCTTGCTGGTGGGGATCAGCCCGCCGGCGCGCCCTGCGACCTCCATAGCAAAGGCCTGCGAGTGTCCGGTGCCGAAGGCCTGGATCACGCCACCGGACTCGATCGCGGCAGTGAGCAGATCGACAGCCTCGTCGTACTCACCGGCGGCGGCACGCTCGGCGAGGGTACTCAGCCGAGAGGTGGTCTCGGTGAGGAAGTCGGCGGCAGAGGTGATCATCAGGCGATCGGTTCCTTTCAGTCGGGGCGGCGATGGCTGGCGACGGCGGCATCGGTGGCCGCGATCCGAGCAACCGTCTCGGTGTAGTCGTGCTGGGCCACGAGCAGGTACAGCAGGTCCAGGACGAACAGCTGGGCGTGTTTGGCGGACAGGTCCGCCGGGTGCAGGTAACGGTCCGGCACGGAGGCGAGCAGGACGTCGTCGGCCACCTGCGCCAACGGGGAGGCGCTCTGGCTGGTGATCGCGACCGTGTAGGCGCCGGAGGACTTGGCCCGGCCAAGCATCTCGATCGTCTCTTTGGTCCGCCCGCTGTGCGAGATACCGATCGCCACGGACTTCTGCGGCAAGATCGATCCGCTCGCCAGGCCAGCGTGCACATCCCCCCAGGCGTGGGCGTTGACGCCGATCCGGTACAGCCGGGTCATCATCTCCTCGGCCATGGCCGAGCTGCCGCCGGTGCCGTAGATGTCCACATGCGCCACAGTGGCCATCCGCTCCGCCACCCGGGCGCTCACCTGCGGGTCCAGCACACTGGCCGTGGCCCGGAGCGACCGGATGTGTGCGTTCAGCAGCGTGCGGGAGACGTCGTCAGCGGTGTCGTTCGGATCGAGCGTGCGGCTCATCGCGGCGCGCCAGCGGTTGTCGTCCGCCTCGCCGTGCCCGGAATCGGTGGCCACACCGACCCGGAACTGCACGTATCCGGGGTAGCCGAGCTGCCGGCAGAACCGGGTGACCGTGGCCGCAGAGGTGCCCGCCCGGTCCGCGAGCTCGGTGATCGACATCTCGATAGGTGCGGACGGATCATCGAGGAGCAGCTCGGCGATCTTGACCATCGCCGAGGACATCAGCGGGAGGTTGGCGTGGATACGCTCAGTAACCCGGAGAGCCCCTTCGGACTCGGGCGGCGCACCCACCATGGTGAAAATCCCTCTCACGTCGTTGTCGATCTGTCTGAAAGGTATTCTCACGATAGGTTCTCGTCAAGCCACCTGAAGGAATTGTGATGTTGCGTTATCTCGGCGTCGACGCCGGCGGCACCTCTACCCGCGCTGTTCTGGTGTCCGCAGACGGCACCTGTCTCGGTCTGGGGCGTGCCGGAAGTGGAAATCCGGTCTCCTCCGGGACTGAGCACGCCGCCGCGCAGGTGCTCGCCGCTTCGCTGCAGGCGGTGACAGCGGCGGGAACTGATCCGGCGTCGGTGGCCGGTGCCGTCGCGGCGATGGCCGGTGCCCGGGTGGTGGGTGGACCGGACTGGTTGAATCAGGCCGCTCATACCGGTGGGCTCCCGGTGACGTTCCGGTTGGAGGCAGACCTGCACGCAACGTTCTGCTCGGCCTCACCGGAGCCCGCCGGGTACGCACTCGTAGCGGGGACCGGAGCAATTGCCCTGCGGGTGCGCGATGACGAGGTAGACCAGGTCAGCGACGGTATCGGCTGGCTGCTCGGTGACGTCGGCTCCGGGTTCTGGATCGGCCAGCAGGTGGCTCGGGCGGGTCTGGCGGCCCTGGACGGTCGTGGACCGGCCACGGCGCTCAGCCGCGCCCTGCTGGAACAGCTCGGTCTGGACCCGGACCCGGCAGACCTGATCGAGGGGCGTTCGCGCAGTGTGCAGGATGCCGTGGACCTGCTCTACAGCTGGCGACCGGTGGACCTCGCCCACCTGGCACCGTTGGCGTTCGCCGTCGGCGTGGACGAGGTGGCAGATCAGATTGTCTCCGCGGCGGCCTCAGCGCTGGCGACGACGATCACCGCTGTGCGTCAGCCCGGGCTGAGGGGGCCGATGGTGTTCGGTGGCAGTGTGCTCAGCCGTCAGCCGGAGTTCGCCGCGCAGGTGCGCCGGCTCGCCGGTGATTTCGACGATCCGGTGTTCACCCATGACGGTCTGGTCGGTGCGGCGAGCCTCGCGCTACGCCGGCATGGTGTCCCGGTAGACCGGCAGATCTTCGACCGGTTGACCACCACGATCGCCGCCGCCCGCGCTGCAGCCTAATACTGACCACCGAGCTCAGGCGGTCGCCTCGGTCATCTGCCGGAGCTCC is a genomic window of Ruania zhangjianzhongii containing:
- a CDS encoding N-acetylglucosamine kinase: MLRYLGVDAGGTSTRAVLVSADGTCLGLGRAGSGNPVSSGTEHAAAQVLAASLQAVTAAGTDPASVAGAVAAMAGARVVGGPDWLNQAAHTGGLPVTFRLEADLHATFCSASPEPAGYALVAGTGAIALRVRDDEVDQVSDGIGWLLGDVGSGFWIGQQVARAGLAALDGRGPATALSRALLEQLGLDPDPADLIEGRSRSVQDAVDLLYSWRPVDLAHLAPLAFAVGVDEVADQIVSAAASALATTITAVRQPGLRGPMVFGGSVLSRQPEFAAQVRRLAGDFDDPVFTHDGLVGAASLALRRHGVPVDRQIFDRLTTTIAAARAAA
- a CDS encoding MurR/RpiR family transcriptional regulator gives rise to the protein MVGAPPESEGALRVTERIHANLPLMSSAMVKIAELLLDDPSAPIEMSITELADRAGTSAATVTRFCRQLGYPGYVQFRVGVATDSGHGEADDNRWRAAMSRTLDPNDTADDVSRTLLNAHIRSLRATASVLDPQVSARVAERMATVAHVDIYGTGGSSAMAEEMMTRLYRIGVNAHAWGDVHAGLASGSILPQKSVAIGISHSGRTKETIEMLGRAKSSGAYTVAITSQSASPLAQVADDVLLASVPDRYLHPADLSAKHAQLFVLDLLYLLVAQHDYTETVARIAATDAAVASHRRPD
- a CDS encoding sugar isomerase domain-containing protein translates to MITSAADFLTETTSRLSTLAERAAAGEYDEAVDLLTAAIESGGVIQAFGTGHSQAFAMEVAGRAGGLIPTSKLALADLALLGGWEVDDLRGSELERNPAVADDLLGTAQIAPEDVFVIASNSGVNGSIVGMALAVAERGHKIIAVTSLEHTHAVTPKHPSGKRLVDVADVVIDNLAPYGDSTLTLGDEYGAGAVSSLTAAYIAQVLTLGVVERMLAADKEPPLYISANRPGGDEHNRALEDVYSGRLRRLA